The sequence CGGTTGAGCAAGCCGGTGATCGCGGCCGTCGCGGGGCACGCGGTGGCGGGCGGTCTGGAACTCGCGCTCTGGTGCGACCTGCGGGTGGCGGAGGAGGACGCGGTGTTCGGCGTGTTCTGCCGCCGCTGGGGCGTCCCCCTGATCGACGGCGGTACCGTGCGACTGCCCCGCCTGATCGGCGAGAGCCGGGCCATGGACCTGATCCTGACGGGCCGTCCGGTGTCGGCGACCGAAGCGCACGGGATCGGACTGGCCAACCGCGTGGTCCCCACGGGCCGATCGAGGGCGGCGGCCGAGGAACTGGCCCGCGAGATCGCCGCTTTCCCCCAGGTCTGCCTGCGCCACGACCGGTTGTCCGTACGAGAACAGCACGGACGGTCCGAGGAGGACGCGCTGGCGGGGGAGTACCGGCACGGCCTGGTGCCCCTGACCGCGGGGGAAACGCAGGCCGGAGCAGGCAGGTTCGCCGCAGGGGCGGGCCGGCACGGCGCCTTCGGAGCGTAGCGGTTCGGGTCGGCGAGCGGCGTTCCCGGTCGCCGCGTCCCCGGACCCGGCCGTCAGCCGCGCCGCCGGCACTCGGTGAACGCGCGGGCGGCGGCCAGGTCGTCCGCGTTCGGACGCCCCTGGTCGATGCCACCGACCGACCGCCCGCTGTGGCGCCCGCCACAACATGGCGCGGGAACCCGACCGCCGACCCTCTCGACTCCTGTCGTAGAGCGACGGGCCGGTCGCCGAGGCCGGCCGCAGCGATCGGAAGGAACCATCGGATGAACCGCAGGAACGTGCTCCGGGCCCAGGTCGCCGTCGGGGCCGCGGCCGCGTTGGGGGGCGCCGCAGGGGTGGCCGCGGCTGCGGAACCGCGCCCCGCCGGGAAGCCGACCGGGCCGTTACGCGTACACGTGGTCCTGTACGACGGGGTGGAGGAGCTCGACTTCGCCGCGCCCTACGAGGTCTTCTGCGCGGCCCGGTTCTTCACGGACCGGAAGGTGGACGTGCGGTACGTCTCCACCTCCGGGCCGGGGGTCGTGCAGGCCGCCTACGGCACGCGCGTGAGCGTCGAGCACGGTTGGGATCCGCGCGCCGCGGACATCCTCCTCGTGCCCGGCGGCGGATACGCACGTCGCGACAGCCCCGGCGTATGGGCCGAGATCCGCAGCGGCGTCCTCCCGAGGGAACTGGCCGCGGCGCCACGTTCCGGCCTCACCATCAGCGCCGTCTGTACCGGCGCCATGCTGTTGGCGGCCGCCGGGCTGACCACGAACCGCCCCTGCACCACCCACCACAAGGCGCGGCCCGACCTGGAGAAGCAGGGCGGCCTCCTGAAGAACGGCCGCGTGGTGGACGACGGCGACCTGGTCACCGCCGGAGGCATCACCTCGGGGCTGGACCTCGCCCTGTGGCTGGTACGCCGCGAACTCGGCGCCGAGGCCGCCACGGGCGTGGAGGCCATGCTCGAGTACGAGGCCCGCGGCACGGTGTGGACACCGCCCGAAGCCGGACGGCGGTAGACGCAGGTGGGCGCAGGTCAGCGATGCAGTCGCCGGGTCCAGTCCTCGGGCACCCGGCCGGTCGGGCCGGGGGCCGGCTGGTCCGCCGGGTGGTCGCGCGGAGCGGTCAGT comes from Streptomyces virginiae and encodes:
- a CDS encoding crotonase/enoyl-CoA hydratase family protein codes for the protein MTDEQASVRVERDGPVYTVILSRPEVRNAVDGPTAARLADAFREFESDEDAAVAVLWGEGGTFCAGADLKAIGTERGNQVLASGDGPMGPTRMRLSKPVIAAVAGHAVAGGLELALWCDLRVAEEDAVFGVFCRRWGVPLIDGGTVRLPRLIGESRAMDLILTGRPVSATEAHGIGLANRVVPTGRSRAAAEELAREIAAFPQVCLRHDRLSVREQHGRSEEDALAGEYRHGLVPLTAGETQAGAGRFAAGAGRHGAFGA
- a CDS encoding DJ-1/PfpI family protein — translated: MNRRNVLRAQVAVGAAAALGGAAGVAAAAEPRPAGKPTGPLRVHVVLYDGVEELDFAAPYEVFCAARFFTDRKVDVRYVSTSGPGVVQAAYGTRVSVEHGWDPRAADILLVPGGGYARRDSPGVWAEIRSGVLPRELAAAPRSGLTISAVCTGAMLLAAAGLTTNRPCTTHHKARPDLEKQGGLLKNGRVVDDGDLVTAGGITSGLDLALWLVRRELGAEAATGVEAMLEYEARGTVWTPPEAGRR